The following DNA comes from Streptomyces sp. NBC_00690.
TGCACGGCACGGGCCAGACGTGCGCCCCACAGCGACCGTGGGCCGGCGAAGGCATGGGTCTCGGCTTCGGGATGGGGACGTCGTGCGGCGATGCACACGGCATCGGTGGGTGTGCCGGTGCAGTCGTATCCCGCGTCCAGCAGGGCCTGCACCTTGGCCTCGGTGGCAGTGGCCACCGCGTTGACCAGCGCGGCATCGGTCAGCGGCACCGGGAGCGCGGCGATGATGTTGATCGTGCCGGGGGCTGGTGCACGAGAGGTGCCTTCCGACGGGGATGCGGCCCAGCCGCGTACCCCGATGCCCGCGGTCACAACGGCCGCCGCGCCCGCGTCGTACCCCTGGGCGTGCGCGGTGACGTCGGCGGCAGTCAACATGCCCACGCCCTCGCCCCGGGCCCGGGCGTCCCGAGCCAGCTCGGTGAGGTGTTGCGCCGGATCGGTCCGTCGGTAGCCATGGGAGACCTGGGCATTGAGAACCCACGCACGCTCGGCGATCCCACCGCCGAGGACCGTACTGCTGATCATCCGCCAGCCGGGGCCGGCGGACCACAACAGGGCGTGCAACTGTTCGCCGTCCTCGGTGCGCGTCAGACACTCCACGGACAACGGGAGCGTACGGGTGCGAAGTGGCGGGACGACGGCGGTCACGGGCGAAGGCTCCTTCGGGCGGCACGGACCGGCTGATCGTAGGCAC
Coding sequences within:
- a CDS encoding adenosylcobinamide amidohydrolase; the protein is MTAVVPPLRTRTLPLSVECLTRTEDGEQLHALLWSAGPGWRMISSTVLGGGIAERAWVLNAQVSHGYRRTDPAQHLTELARDARARGEGVGMLTAADVTAHAQGYDAGAAAVVTAGIGVRGWAASPSEGTSRAPAPGTINIIAALPVPLTDAALVNAVATATEAKVQALLDAGYDCTGTPTDAVCIAARRPHPEAETHAFAGPRSLWGARLARAVHHAVHTALPSPGANSLD